ACGCGCTGGAAATCCCTTACCATTTTCGGATAAGGATGCGGGCCAACTACAGAACCAATTAAATAGAACGTATCTTCCACATTTGCTACCCAGTACCGAATCGCTTCATTCGTCGCATCTTTTAACGTTTTGCTACCAGAAGAGACTGGGACAACTTCAGCACCGAGAAGCTTCATTCTGAACACATTCAATTCCTGACGTCTAATATCCTCTTCTCCCATAAACACTTTACATTCTAATCCAAATCGAGCGGCTACAGTTGCAGCTGCAACACCATGCTGGCCAGCACCTGTTTCAGCAACAATTTTTTCTTTCCCCATACGAACGGCAAGAAGAGCCTGTCCAATTGCATTATTTAATTTATGTGCCCCTGTATGGTTAAGATCTTCACGCTTCAAATAAATTTGTGCCCCGCCAAGTCTTTTTGACAAGTTTTCTGCATGTGTAATCGGCGTTGGTCGACCTGAATATTTTTTCAGTTCCTCATGATAACTCGTCATAAATTGTTCGTCTGCCATTGCTTCGTTTAGCGATTGTTCTAATTCTTCTAACGCATACATCGCTGTTTCCGGAACATATTTACCGCCGTATCTTCCATATCTACCGCGTTGATCAGGTACAGTTGTTGACATTGTTATCCCAGCCTTTCGATTATGGTGTTCATTTTCGTTTTATCTTTCCTATCATCGGTTTCGATTCCACTTGATACATCTATTCCATCTGGATGGTAGCTTATCAATTCTTGAACATTATCTGGCTTTACTCCACCTGCTACAAATAAAGGCACCCTTTGCTCAGCCGCTTCAGCCTGATATGACGGGATAGAATCCCAATCAAATCGTTTTCCGGTTCCTCCCCATTGTCCAGGTAGTTTGGTGTCAACGATATATCCGTCAGCGATACCTTCGTACCGTTTCATTTCATCTAGAGATCTTTTACCATGATGAATCACTTTCCAAATCGTTTTCCCTGTCATTTGTTTAATCTTGGCCGCGAAAGCTGGTGTTTCATTACCATGGAGTTGGAGAATATCAAGCGGTACTTCACTTACCGTTTGCGCTAACTCTTCTAATTCCGGGTTCACAAACACCCCTACAATTTTCGTATCATTCAGCGGTGGATAATCGCTTAACCAACCTTTAACTTGTTCATCCGTAACGCGCCGTACGCTATTTGCAAAAATAAATCCTGCATATGGGACACCGCTCACTCTTACGCTCTCCCAATCCTCTAACGAGCGATTACCGCACAGCTTAAGTTCAGGCTTTCTCATGAACTGTTTCACCAAACAAATGCTTAATTCCCTTTTCATAAGTACCATCTCTCATAAGGGCCTCACCTACTAGTACGGCTTTCGCTCCCGCACTTTTCACGTCTTTAATATCCTCGTAAGTTGATATGCCGCTTTCGCTAATCATCAATGTTGACTGAGGAATATACTGGCTGAGTGAGTGTGTTTGTTTAGTAGACGTTTCAAATGTTGCGAGATTACGATTGTTAATTCCTATGACTTCTGGAGTAAAGTGATCAGTAAGCGCTTCAAGCTCTTCTTTGGAATGTACTTCAACAAGGCATTCTAATCCTAAATTTGAAGCATAATCATAAAATTCCTTGGTCTTTATTGCGCCAAGCGCTCGCACAATTAATAGAATAGCATCTGCACCAATACGTTTACTCTCTTCAATTTGTCTTTTATCAATAATAAAGTCTTTCCGTAAAACCGGTAAAGACACGTGCTTTTTAACTTCTGTTAGGAAGGAATTTGCCCCCATAAAGAATGACTCATCCGTTAAAACAGAAATGGCATCCGCTCCTGCTTTTTCATAAGCTTTAGCTACTTCTACAGGATCAAAGTTGGCGTTGATAATACCTTTTGAAGGAGAGGCTTTTTTCACTTCTGCAATCAATCCTAATTCATGCGTTGGCTTACGCAAACTTCCTAAAAATGAAACATTTGTCACTTTTTCATCATCCGGCATAATAAACCGTTCCATCTCTTCGTGCTTCACTTTAATAATTTGATCAAGCATGAACATTCAACTCCTTGTTTGCGCTTAATGCATTTAGTTGCTTTCGACCAGTACCATTCATAATGGCTTCTTTAGCCATCTGCACACCTTCTTTAATAGTTGCACACGCTCCTGCAAGGTAGAGAGCTGCTCCAGCATTATAGAGAACAATTCCAGTGCTAGCTTCATTTCCTTCATCGTTAAAAATTCGTTCAATTAAACTCGCACTTTCTTTTGAAGTGTTGACCACTAAATCCTGAGCGTTACCTGTTGATAGACCAACTTCTTCTGGTGTGTGGCGATAAGTCATGATCTCACCATTTCTTAATTCGACAAAATCAGTGTAAGTTGAAATAGAACACTCATCGATTCCTTCCCCACCAGTCACCAGTAAAGCGCGTTTTGTTCCTAGACGCTTTAATGCTTTCGCCATTTTCAATGCTTTGTCATGACTATAAACACCAATTAGCTGTGACTGACTACCGGCTGGATTTGCTAGCGGCCCTAGGCTATTAAAAACCGTTCTAAAACCAATCGCTTTTCGAGCACTTACAGCGTGCTTCATAGCTACATGGTAATTCGGAGCAAATAGGAAACACATGTTTCTTTCCTTCAGAGTTGCAACAGCTTCGCTACGACTTGATTGTGTAGGGATACCGAGCTCATCAAGAACATCTGCGCTACCACTCTTAGAGGAAACAGCTTTATTACCGTGTTTCGCAACTTTGACACCCAGACTAGATACGAGTATGGCCGAAGCAGTTGAAATATTGAAGGTAGAGTGGCCGTCCCCTCCTGTACCACAAGTATCGATTAGCGGCAGTCCGCCATGATCAAGCTGAACAACATGGTTTCGAAGGGAGCGAACAAACCCAGTCAATTCATCAACCGTTTCTCCCCTCATTTGGAGAATGGTTAGGAAGCTAGCAATTTGTGCATCATTCGCTCTTCCTTCCATAATAACATCCATGACCTGTTCTGCTATGGATTCAGCCAGCGTGTGCCCCTCCATCATTCTGCTTAATTGTTCTTTAAACATTTAGCTGCTCCTCCTTTTTGTCGAAAATGGCTTCCGCTACCTGAATCGCTTTAATTAGAGCACTCGCCTTATTTCGCGTCTCTTCCCATTCGCTCTCAGGTACGGAATCAGCTACGATCCCTGCTCCTGCTTGCACGTATGCTGTACCGTCTTTGATCACCATTGTTCGAATGGCGATACATGAATCAACATTGCCATCAAATCCTATATATCCAATAGCTCCTGAATAAATGGATCGCGAAGTTGGTTCAAGCTCGTTCAATATTTGCATCGCCCTTACTTTTGGCGCACCAGAAACTGTACCTGCAGGAAAGGAGGCTACTACCGCATCTAAACTAGTAAATCGAGGTGCCAAAACACCTGTTACTTTAGAAATAATGTGCATCACATGAGAGAAGCGTCCAATGTCCATTAACTGTGGTACTGAAACACTTCCGTATTCCGCTACTCTCCCAACGTCATTTCTTGCAAGATCGACGAGCATATAGTGCTCTGCTCGTTCCTTCTCATCTTCAAGCAATTCTTCAGCGAGCTCATTATCTTCTTGAGCTGTTTTTCCACGTTTTCTCGTCCCTGCAATTGGATCGATCTCAATTTTCCCATCTTGTACCTGAACTAATTTCTCAGGTGAACTACCGATGATTTCTACATCGTTCATTTTTAAATAAAACATATATGGTGATGGGTTAATGACTCGGAGAACTCGATAAAGATCTAATCCTCCAATGGTGACATCTTTTTCAAACCTTTGAGATAATACCGCCTGGAAGACATCCCCTTCTTCAATATAAGATTTTATTTTATTAACATCATTTAAGAATTGCTGCTTTTCATAGTTCGATTTAATTTCAGAGAAATCCACTTCATGTGAAGCATCTTCAGGAAGAAGCATCACTTCACCTTGATTAGGCTTTGATGCAAGAGAGACAAGTTCTTCCATAATCGAAAAAGCATCGGTATAAACTCGTTCAACATCTAAAGCCTCTTTTACCCTGGCGTGATGACAAACTGTTAATCGCTTTAAATGATGATCATAGATTAATAAATTCTCACAAACCATAAAATGAACTAACGGCATATCTTCGTCCCGGTCAGGATGAACTGGAATTTTGTCAAATTGACTAACAGCATCATAGCCAATATAGCCAACAGCTCCACCATAAAAAGGGAAGTCGTGATCTGGTAGCTTAGGATTTAAATATTCAAATAGTGCTTTTACTCCTGACTGGAAATCATTTCGTTGAAGGATTCTATTCCCATCCACATCATTAACAGAGAAAACACCTTTTTGTTCAACCAGGGAATAGACTGGATCTACTCCTATAAATGAATAGCGTGACCAGCTTGACTCTTGATCACTACTCTCTAATAGAAAGCTTGCTCGTTTACCTATATTTTGAAAAATTTGAATGGGTGTTGTCGTATCAAGGAAATACGACTTCATTAATGGGATCATCCCGTAAGTTTCGGAATCCCTTTGAAAAGAAGAATAATTTGAAGTCAACTTTCTCACCTCTCCATTGTTAGTCATGGAGAATGGAAAAGCTGAGTAATCCGAGGATAAAAATGTGGTATAACAAAGAACAGACTGTAATTGTCTGAATGTTACCAATATCGAAAAAAGGTATAATAAAACCCCCTAATAACCTCAGGGGGTGTATAAACGTATCCCTCTAAGCTCTCCTCAACTCAACTATCCTATTCTCTGCTCTCTCAACTCGTAATACCTAATCGTGCCTCTGCTCTAAAACTTATTTCTATCCTAGTATGATGAATCTGATTTGTCAACTCGCAAGATCTGGACGAAGTGACACAGCTTTCTCTAAATAAATGTGATTAATTTCATCCTGGTCAATTGTTGTATTCACCGTCATTAACAGTCGAATACACAGCGGTAGCGCTCCTTGAACAGGGATTTCTGATGAGCAAAGCAACGGAACGTTTGACCACCCTTTAAATGCTCGAACTGCTTCTGCAGGGAATACAGCATCTAAATCCCCAGTCATCGTAAACTGAATGGACGCCACCATAGCAGGATCGATTTTATTATGTTCGATTAGTTGTTCTAGTAATGTCGTCGTTGCATGAATAATTTCATCTTTTTCATTAAGGTTAACTGTTGTTGCTCCTCTAACCCCTCGAATCAATGTGCTCCACTCCCTTCCATACTAGATCGAAGCAGTTCAAGGGCAGATTCATCGTCTATTATCACCTTAACAGGCTGACCGATCTTCTTTAATAAAACAAATTGTAATGTTTTGTTTTCCGCTTTTTTGTCTTTCTTCATCCGGCCAACTAATTTGTGACTACTAAGCTCATTCGGAACCGCAGTAGGAAGACCGATATCTTGAAACCATTTCGTTATTTCATCCATACGAAACGTTGTTTGAAAATATTCCTCACTTAGTTTGAGGGCATAGATCATACCAATAGCAACCGCTTCTCCGTGTGTCATTTTTCCATATCCAAGCTCTGATTCAATCGCGTGACCTAGTGTATGACCAAAATTCAAGTAAGCTCTGATTCCTTGTTCGCGCTCATCTTCCTTCACAATTGCGCCTTTGACACTAATACCCTTCTTAATAATGAATTGAAGCTCTTCATCTGTGTAGTCCTGAACTTTCTTTCCTCTATCCATTAGCCATTGTAAAAACGATTCATCATGTATGAGCGCATGCTTGATCACTTCACTAAATCCAGAACGCCATTCGCGATCTGGAAGGGTTCTTAGACACTCCGTATCATAAATAACGGCTGATGGCTGATGAAAGGCACCAATTAAATTCTTACCGACTTCATGGTTAATCCCTGTTTTGCCACCAACGCTTGAGTCATGAGCTAGTAACGTAGTTGGAATTTGAATAAATTCAATTCCTCTCATGTATGTAGCGGCAGCAAAGCCGGCTAGATCACCTACTACCCCACCACCAAGAGCGATGATGCAGGCTTTTCGATCCAACTCAGCTTTAAGTAATGCCGTCATTACCTCATGGTACATAGCGAAAGATTTCGATTCTTCTCCAGAAGGAACAACGAAAGTCCGGATATTCTCATGTCCTTGAATTGATGATAAATATCTTGCTTCAACTGCTTCATCTGTAATAATGAAAAAACTTGAGTAAGAAGCGTAATCAATCAGATCTCTCCATTTGTTTCGAATCCCAGTTCCAATATGAACAGAATAACATCCCCCATTTGTATCAATCTTTAAACTGTCCATCCTTAAAACTCCCGGCTATATGTCCTGAAGCGTTCAAGCGCATCTGCAATTTCTTCAATACGATCATGACCAAACTTATCAAGAATTGAACACGCTACTTCCCATGCGACAACATTCTCAGCAACAACGCTTGCGGCTGGAACCGCACAGCTATCAGATCGTTCTATACTCGCTTGGAATGGCTCTTTTGAATCGATATCTACACTTTGCAGTGGTTTGTATAATGTTGGAATAGGTTTCATAACCCCTTTCACAACGATAGGCATACCGGTTGTCATACCACCTTCAAAACCACCAAGGCGATTTGTTTTACGTGTGTATCCCTCTTCCTCAGACCATTGAATTTCATCATGGACTTCACTTCCAGGAATTTTTGCTGCATCAAAACCTATTCCAAATTCAACACCTTTGAATGCATTAATACTCATAACAGCACCAGCAATTTTCGAATCAAGCTTTCGATCATAGTGAACATGACTTCCAAGACCTACAGGCAATCCTTCTACGATCACTTCGACGATTCCACCAATTGAGTCGCCATTTTTCTTTGCATCATCAATTGCTTCCATCATTTTCTGACCAGCTACTTCATCAAGGCTTCGAACAGGCGATTCTTCTGAAACACGCTGAATTTCTTCAAGAGACATACCACCATCGTATTGACTCTCAATTCCTCCAATCATGCGCACGTGCCCAGCCACCTTAATACCAAGTGTCTTAAGTAGTTTTTTAGCTACAGCTCCAGCAGCAACTCTTACTGTTGTTTCTCTAGCAGATGACCGTTCTAACACGTTTCTCATATCTCGATGATTGTATTTAATAGCGCCGTTTAAATCTGCATGACCAGGTCGCGGACGTGAGATTTGACGCTTCATGTTTTCTTCTTGTTCTTTTGTTAATGGTTCAGCACCCATGTAATTTTTCCAATGTGTCCAGTCTTTATTTTCTACGACAAGTGCAACTGGAGCACCAGTTGATTTCGCGTGACGAACACCACTTAGAATTTGAACCTGATCCTTCTCAATTTGCATACGGCGACCTCTCCCGTATCCAAGTTGGCGCCTCGCAAGTTCTGTATTAATATCTTCTGCTACTAGCTCAAGACCAGAAGGAAGTCCTTCAAGTATTGTCGTTAGCTGTGGTCCGTGTGATTCTCCTGCTGTTAAGTATCTCATCTCTATCTCCTCCATTTTGCTTTGGCGCTTTTACGTACTACTATATCACACCATCTAAAATTCGTGTAATTATTTTTAACTTTTTCAATAATGGTTGGGCATATCCTAACATAATTTAACTAAAAAAACACAATTTTTTATTCTTCCTCTCTGTTAAGATCCCCTCCTTGCTACTACTGTTAACCACGTTATGTTTATAGTTAAGAGCGATACTTGATTGCCTCATAAGCCATATTTCGTTACAGTTGACGGTATAGTTTAACTTAAGGAAGTGTACAGATGGAAATTACAAACCTAACCGCTCAATCCATGGCCAAAAAAATAATGACAAAAGAACTTTCACCTGTTGAAGTTGTGCAAAGTCATCTTGAACGAATAAAACAATTGAATCCTAAATTCAACTTATTTATCACTATTTTCGAAGAAGAAGCTTTAAAAGAAGCAAAAGGAGCTGAGGAAGAGCTGATGAAAAGTGGAGTACGTGGTCCTTTACACGGAATCCCACTCGCCCTTAAAGACCTCACCCCCGTAACTGGTCGCCTTACTACCTTTGGCTCCCCAATTTTTAAAGATCACACTGCCCAATCAGAACCAACGATAGTTAAAAGGATTCGTGATGCTGGTGCAATCATCATTGGAAAAACGAACACTCCTGAATTTGGACATAAAGGTACGACAGATAACCTTTTAGCTGGGCCAGCGAAAAATCCATGGGATTCATCTAGAACTGCCGGTGGCTCTAGTGGTGGATCGGCTGCTGCAGTAGCAAGCAAATGCGTTCCGTTGGCAGAGGGAAGTGACGGTGGCGGATCGATTCGAATTCCTTCGAGTCTTAATGGCATTATCGGCCTCAAACCAACATTTGGCCGCGTTCCATTCGATAGTTCACCGATCAATCGCTTCGGAACTACACAGCCTTTTGTACATTATGGTCCAATGGCGAGATCTACGGAAGACGCGGCATTACTTCTATCGGTTATGGAAGGTTACGAACCAAATGACCCTTACTCGGTTCCAGTACCAGAAAGTAACCTACAACAAGAAATGCAGCTGGGAGTGAAAGGAAAGAAATTTGCCTATACAGAGGATTTCGGGTTATACCCATATGACCCAATGATTCTAGGCCCAATTGAAGAAGCTATTTCCATATTACGTGATCAAGGGGCAATAGTAGAAAAAATCCCCTTCCAGTTTGAGATGAAATTAGAAGAATTAATTTCTTTCTTTAATAAAATGTGGTTTGCGGGGTTAGCGTCTGCTTACGGATCCCTTTACGACCGTTTCCCATCTCAATTTAGCTCATCTGTCTCTAACATGATTGAAGCAGGCAGAAAGCTCAGTGCAGTAGAATTGAGAGAAACTGAAATGAAGAGAACACAAGTGTGGAACATCATCCAAAAAGAACTTAATCGTTTTGATGCCATTCTCTCTCCTGTAGTTGGGGTAACCGCTTTTTCACACCAGATCGAAGGACCCGATCGGATTAACGGAAAAGCATCCGCCCCTATTTCTGACTGGATGATGACACAGCTTTATAATTGTACCGGGCACCCGGCTATATCAATACCCGTTGGTTTAGCACATTCAGGCTTACCAGTAGGTCTTCAAGCGGCATCTAAGAAATTTAACGATAGTTTATTGCTTCGAATTGCACATACTATTGAAATCGAAAAAGTTTTCCAATTTCCAAACTTATAACTTAAGACTTCATGTAATAAAAGAATCCGGACTAGTTGTCCGGATTCTTTTATATAAGCGCTTTCATTTTGTTGCAAAAAATCAAACCCACTTTGAGATCGTTTTCGCATACTCATTTAGTTCATTTTCATTAAAAAATAAAGCAATTTCTCTTTCAGCACTTTCTGGAGAATCTGAACCGTGAATGACATTCATACTTACTTGCACTCCATGGTCACCACGTATCGTTCCTGGACTTGCATCTTTCGGATTTGTTGCCCCCATCATTGTACGTGCTGTTGAGATGACGTTCTCACCTTCCCAAACCATCGCAAAGACAGGACCTGATGTAATGAAATCTACTAGTTCGCCGAAGAATGGACGCTCTTTATGTTCGCCGTAGTGAGTTTCTGCAAGGTCTTTTGAAACCGTCATCAATTTCGCTCCCACTAAGTTAAAGCCTTTATTCTCGAAGCGTGATACAATCCCACCAATTAAATTACGTTGAACCCCGTCAGGTTTTACCATTAGAAATGTTTTCTCCACAAAAATCTCCTCACTTTCAACACTTTATATGTATAGGGCAGAAAGCATTTTTCTGCCCTTCAAAATTCTATCAAATATTCGCAAAAATAACAACATTTCCTTTTAATGTTTCCGTTTGCCTATATATTCTGCGATTTGTCTAAGTGAGGTTCTAGCAGAATGCGAAGGTAATTGATTCAATTCATGAAACGCCTTTTGAAGATAGCGATCACTAATGTCCCGTGCGTGCTCAATACCTCCAGAAGACTTTACAATGCTTATGACTTGATTTACTTGCTCCTGAGAAGCATAGAGTTCTTCTGAGAACACATTCATGATTTCTTCCTTGTTACCTTGATTCATGGCATAAAGCACCGGTAACGTAATATTCCCCTGTAATAAATCGCCACCAGCGGGCTTTCCAAGCTGCTTAACCGTTCCTGTGTAGTCCAAAATATCATCCGTGATTTGGTAGGACATTCCAACGTAATA
The sequence above is drawn from the Pseudalkalibacillus hwajinpoensis genome and encodes:
- the ndk gene encoding nucleoside-diphosphate kinase, giving the protein MEKTFLMVKPDGVQRNLIGGIVSRFENKGFNLVGAKLMTVSKDLAETHYGEHKERPFFGELVDFITSGPVFAMVWEGENVISTARTMMGATNPKDASPGTIRGDHGVQVSMNVIHGSDSPESAEREIALFFNENELNEYAKTISKWV
- the aroH gene encoding chorismate mutase; translated protein: MIRGVRGATTVNLNEKDEIIHATTTLLEQLIEHNKIDPAMVASIQFTMTGDLDAVFPAEAVRAFKGWSNVPLLCSSEIPVQGALPLCIRLLMTVNTTIDQDEINHIYLEKAVSLRPDLAS
- the trpC gene encoding indole-3-glycerol phosphate synthase TrpC, translated to MLDQIIKVKHEEMERFIMPDDEKVTNVSFLGSLRKPTHELGLIAEVKKASPSKGIINANFDPVEVAKAYEKAGADAISVLTDESFFMGANSFLTEVKKHVSLPVLRKDFIIDKRQIEESKRIGADAILLIVRALGAIKTKEFYDYASNLGLECLVEVHSKEELEALTDHFTPEVIGINNRNLATFETSTKQTHSLSQYIPQSTLMISESGISTYEDIKDVKSAGAKAVLVGEALMRDGTYEKGIKHLFGETVHEKA
- the trpE gene encoding anthranilate synthase component I; the encoded protein is MKSYFLDTTTPIQIFQNIGKRASFLLESSDQESSWSRYSFIGVDPVYSLVEQKGVFSVNDVDGNRILQRNDFQSGVKALFEYLNPKLPDHDFPFYGGAVGYIGYDAVSQFDKIPVHPDRDEDMPLVHFMVCENLLIYDHHLKRLTVCHHARVKEALDVERVYTDAFSIMEELVSLASKPNQGEVMLLPEDASHEVDFSEIKSNYEKQQFLNDVNKIKSYIEEGDVFQAVLSQRFEKDVTIGGLDLYRVLRVINPSPYMFYLKMNDVEIIGSSPEKLVQVQDGKIEIDPIAGTRKRGKTAQEDNELAEELLEDEKERAEHYMLVDLARNDVGRVAEYGSVSVPQLMDIGRFSHVMHIISKVTGVLAPRFTSLDAVVASFPAGTVSGAPKVRAMQILNELEPTSRSIYSGAIGYIGFDGNVDSCIAIRTMVIKDGTAYVQAGAGIVADSVPESEWEETRNKASALIKAIQVAEAIFDKKEEQLNV
- a CDS encoding phosphoribosylanthranilate isomerase; its protein translation is MRKPELKLCGNRSLEDWESVRVSGVPYAGFIFANSVRRVTDEQVKGWLSDYPPLNDTKIVGVFVNPELEELAQTVSEVPLDILQLHGNETPAFAAKIKQMTGKTIWKVIHHGKRSLDEMKRYEGIADGYIVDTKLPGQWGGTGKRFDWDSIPSYQAEAAEQRVPLFVAGGVKPDNVQELISYHPDGIDVSSGIETDDRKDKTKMNTIIERLG
- the trpD gene encoding anthranilate phosphoribosyltransferase — translated: MFKEQLSRMMEGHTLAESIAEQVMDVIMEGRANDAQIASFLTILQMRGETVDELTGFVRSLRNHVVQLDHGGLPLIDTCGTGGDGHSTFNISTASAILVSSLGVKVAKHGNKAVSSKSGSADVLDELGIPTQSSRSEAVATLKERNMCFLFAPNYHVAMKHAVSARKAIGFRTVFNSLGPLANPAGSQSQLIGVYSHDKALKMAKALKRLGTKRALLVTGGEGIDECSISTYTDFVELRNGEIMTYRHTPEEVGLSTGNAQDLVVNTSKESASLIERIFNDEGNEASTGIVLYNAGAALYLAGACATIKEGVQMAKEAIMNGTGRKQLNALSANKELNVHA
- the aroC gene encoding chorismate synthase, coding for MRYLTAGESHGPQLTTILEGLPSGLELVAEDINTELARRQLGYGRGRRMQIEKDQVQILSGVRHAKSTGAPVALVVENKDWTHWKNYMGAEPLTKEQEENMKRQISRPRPGHADLNGAIKYNHRDMRNVLERSSARETTVRVAAGAVAKKLLKTLGIKVAGHVRMIGGIESQYDGGMSLEEIQRVSEESPVRSLDEVAGQKMMEAIDDAKKNGDSIGGIVEVIVEGLPVGLGSHVHYDRKLDSKIAGAVMSINAFKGVEFGIGFDAAKIPGSEVHDEIQWSEEEGYTRKTNRLGGFEGGMTTGMPIVVKGVMKPIPTLYKPLQSVDIDSKEPFQASIERSDSCAVPAASVVAENVVAWEVACSILDKFGHDRIEEIADALERFRTYSREF
- the trpB gene encoding tryptophan synthase subunit beta; translation: MSTTVPDQRGRYGRYGGKYVPETAMYALEELEQSLNEAMADEQFMTSYHEELKKYSGRPTPITHAENLSKRLGGAQIYLKREDLNHTGAHKLNNAIGQALLAVRMGKEKIVAETGAGQHGVAAATVAARFGLECKVFMGEEDIRRQELNVFRMKLLGAEVVPVSSGSKTLKDATNEAIRYWVANVEDTFYLIGSVVGPHPYPKMVRDFQRVIGDESREQMEALPDKVIACVGGGSNAMGMFYPFLKDDVRLIGVEAAGKGIHTGEHAATLSEGRLGVIHGSITYLLQNETGQIQEPHSISAGLDYPGIGPEHAYLNETGRVTYTGITDNEALDALKVLSEEEGIIPAIESAHALSEAIKQAPDMNENEVILVCLSGRGDKDVHTIMEHLGGDVNE
- the aroB gene encoding 3-dehydroquinate synthase; the encoded protein is MDSLKIDTNGGCYSVHIGTGIRNKWRDLIDYASYSSFFIITDEAVEARYLSSIQGHENIRTFVVPSGEESKSFAMYHEVMTALLKAELDRKACIIALGGGVVGDLAGFAAATYMRGIEFIQIPTTLLAHDSSVGGKTGINHEVGKNLIGAFHQPSAVIYDTECLRTLPDREWRSGFSEVIKHALIHDESFLQWLMDRGKKVQDYTDEELQFIIKKGISVKGAIVKEDEREQGIRAYLNFGHTLGHAIESELGYGKMTHGEAVAIGMIYALKLSEEYFQTTFRMDEITKWFQDIGLPTAVPNELSSHKLVGRMKKDKKAENKTLQFVLLKKIGQPVKVIIDDESALELLRSSMEGSGAH
- a CDS encoding amidase; this encodes MEITNLTAQSMAKKIMTKELSPVEVVQSHLERIKQLNPKFNLFITIFEEEALKEAKGAEEELMKSGVRGPLHGIPLALKDLTPVTGRLTTFGSPIFKDHTAQSEPTIVKRIRDAGAIIIGKTNTPEFGHKGTTDNLLAGPAKNPWDSSRTAGGSSGGSAAAVASKCVPLAEGSDGGGSIRIPSSLNGIIGLKPTFGRVPFDSSPINRFGTTQPFVHYGPMARSTEDAALLLSVMEGYEPNDPYSVPVPESNLQQEMQLGVKGKKFAYTEDFGLYPYDPMILGPIEEAISILRDQGAIVEKIPFQFEMKLEELISFFNKMWFAGLASAYGSLYDRFPSQFSSSVSNMIEAGRKLSAVELRETEMKRTQVWNIIQKELNRFDAILSPVVGVTAFSHQIEGPDRINGKASAPISDWMMTQLYNCTGHPAISIPVGLAHSGLPVGLQAASKKFNDSLLLRIAHTIEIEKVFQFPNL